In Sphingomonas psychrotolerans, the following proteins share a genomic window:
- a CDS encoding M14 family metallopeptidase has protein sequence MSIQINAAFDGGNIRVVAIEGDRVDLEIVKDHLSDFYQWFHFRLAGAKGRTLTFRILNAGGSAYPFGWPGYQTRWSTDRELWRSTDSDYSGGVLSFTRTIDTDLVWFAYFAPYSMERHHDLVTRITAQPGVSHRELGQTLDGQPIDCLSVGEGPRQVWLYARQHPGETMAEWWIEGALEKLVDLDDRTAHALRSKATFHIVPNMNPDGSRRGHLRTNAAGINLNREWHSPTPEKSPEVLAVRNRMDETGVDFAMDVHGDEAIPANFLAGFEGIPSWTDELGEKFYNFARRLADSTPEFQLDLGYEKSAPGKANLSMSTNQLAERFGAVSMTLEMPFKDHDANADAEFAWSPARCKILAHACLDTLASMIDEI, from the coding sequence ATGAGCATCCAGATCAACGCCGCTTTCGACGGCGGCAATATCCGTGTGGTGGCGATCGAGGGAGACCGGGTCGACCTCGAAATCGTCAAGGATCACCTGTCAGACTTCTACCAGTGGTTCCATTTCCGACTGGCGGGAGCGAAGGGCCGCACCCTCACTTTCCGCATCCTCAATGCCGGAGGCTCGGCCTATCCGTTCGGCTGGCCGGGCTATCAGACGCGCTGGAGCACCGATCGCGAGCTTTGGCGGTCCACCGACAGCGACTATTCCGGCGGCGTGCTGAGCTTTACCCGCACGATCGACACCGATCTGGTGTGGTTCGCCTATTTCGCACCCTATTCGATGGAGCGTCATCACGATCTGGTGACCCGGATCACCGCGCAGCCGGGCGTCAGCCACCGCGAACTCGGGCAGACGCTCGACGGCCAGCCGATCGATTGCCTGAGCGTGGGCGAGGGCCCCAGGCAGGTCTGGCTCTATGCCCGCCAGCATCCCGGCGAGACGATGGCCGAATGGTGGATCGAAGGCGCGCTCGAGAAGCTGGTCGACCTCGATGATCGAACCGCGCATGCGCTGCGGAGCAAGGCGACCTTCCATATCGTCCCCAACATGAACCCCGACGGGTCGCGCCGCGGGCATCTGCGCACCAACGCCGCGGGGATCAACCTCAACCGCGAATGGCATTCGCCGACGCCTGAGAAGAGCCCCGAAGTCCTCGCAGTGCGCAATCGGATGGACGAGACCGGCGTCGATTTCGCGATGGACGTGCACGGCGACGAGGCGATTCCCGCCAATTTCCTCGCGGGCTTCGAGGGCATCCCGAGCTGGACCGACGAACTCGGCGAGAAATTCTACAATTTCGCCCGCCGGCTCGCCGACTCCACCCCCGAATTCCAGCTCGACCTCGGCTATGAGAAGTCCGCGCCGGGCAAGGCCAATCTGTCGATGTCGACCAATCAGCTGGCCGAGCGCTTCGGCGCAGTCTCGATGACGCTCGAAATGCCCTTCAAGGATCACGACGCCAACGCCGATGCGGAATTCGCCTGGTCGCCGGCGCGCTGCAAGATCCTTGCGCATGCCTGTCTCGACACCCTTGCCAGCATGATCGACGAAATCTGA
- a CDS encoding dienelactone hydrolase family protein: protein MAIVRQTLVYDGPGGPFEGVAAWDDAIQGKRPCLLVLPNVLGQKEADNLKAEALAALGYVALAADVFGQGKRTTLQAEDRSRYMDALNADRALLRDRLAASLAALKGLPQADSGKVAAIGFCFGGKCVLDMARAGLGILGGVSFHGVYDRPDLPNVAPITAKLLICHGWDDPISPPDATVALAHELTASGADWQLLAFGHAGHAFTDVGRVGTGGVAYEPRADRRSWRAMADFLERLFA, encoded by the coding sequence ATGGCAATCGTTCGGCAGACTTTGGTCTATGACGGTCCCGGCGGCCCGTTCGAGGGCGTCGCGGCATGGGACGACGCAATCCAGGGCAAGCGCCCCTGCCTGCTCGTGCTGCCCAATGTGCTGGGCCAGAAGGAAGCCGACAATCTCAAGGCGGAGGCGCTGGCGGCGCTCGGCTATGTCGCGCTTGCCGCCGATGTCTTCGGGCAGGGCAAGCGCACCACGCTGCAGGCCGAGGATCGCAGCCGCTACATGGACGCACTCAATGCCGATCGCGCGCTGCTCCGCGACCGGCTCGCCGCCTCGCTCGCGGCATTGAAGGGCTTGCCCCAGGCTGATTCGGGCAAGGTCGCCGCGATCGGCTTCTGCTTCGGCGGCAAATGCGTGCTCGACATGGCGCGCGCCGGGCTCGGCATCCTCGGCGGCGTCTCGTTCCACGGCGTCTATGATCGTCCAGATCTTCCAAACGTCGCGCCGATCACCGCGAAACTGCTGATCTGCCACGGCTGGGACGATCCGATCTCACCGCCCGATGCGACCGTCGCGCTCGCGCATGAGCTCACCGCAAGCGGCGCCGACTGGCAGCTTCTTGCCTTTGGCCATGCCGGTCACGCTTTTACCGATGTCGGCAGAGTTGGCACGGGAGGCGTCGCTTACGAGCCGCGCGCCGATCGACGCAGCTGGCGCGCGATGGCGGACTTCCTCGAAAGACTGTTCGCCTGA
- a CDS encoding DUF4136 domain-containing protein produces the protein MTKVLSIAVAGAALLAGGCTTNTRTAPVEVTRYHLGQPMERTTVAVEPMTGAAQISPEYQLYADAVAAELERLSYVQSRSDMASGYIAAVSFTRTQLGSYREQPPVSIGLGGGGISGGRRGGVGLGGGLSFGIGGKTRQVIGSELAVQLRRRSDNTTVWEGRAVTESVSGKPGSDPREAAARLARALFRDFPGESGVTTTVK, from the coding sequence GTGACCAAGGTTCTCAGCATCGCAGTAGCGGGCGCGGCTTTGCTCGCGGGCGGCTGCACCACCAATACGCGTACCGCCCCGGTGGAAGTCACCCGCTATCATCTCGGCCAGCCGATGGAGCGCACCACCGTCGCGGTCGAGCCGATGACCGGCGCGGCGCAGATCAGCCCCGAATATCAGCTCTATGCCGATGCCGTGGCGGCCGAGCTCGAGCGACTCAGCTATGTCCAGTCGCGCAGCGACATGGCGTCGGGCTATATCGCCGCGGTCTCGTTCACGCGCACCCAATTGGGCAGCTATCGCGAGCAGCCACCGGTTTCGATCGGCCTCGGCGGCGGCGGCATCAGTGGCGGGCGGCGCGGCGGCGTGGGGCTCGGCGGCGGGCTGTCGTTCGGGATCGGCGGCAAGACGCGGCAAGTGATCGGCTCCGAACTCGCGGTCCAGCTGCGCCGGCGCAGCGACAATACCACGGTATGGGAAGGCCGCGCCGTCACCGAATCGGTGAGCGGCAAGCCCGGCAGCGACCCGCGCGAAGCGGCGGCGCGGCTCGCACGTGCGCTCTTCAGGGACTTCCCAGGCGAGTCCGGGGTGACTACCACGGTCAAATGA
- the pyk gene encoding pyruvate kinase, with protein sequence MTKAISPRSRKVRVLATLGPASNTVEMIERLYEAGADAFRVNMSHGDQASKVPVIAAIRSLEKKFGRPTTILADLQGPKLRVGKFAEGKVVLETGQEFTLDRDPTPGDTTRVELPHREIFEAAHPDARLLLDDGKMVLRVTAVEKDKLITRVEVGGTLSNSKGLNVPDMVLPMAALTEKDRSDLAFAVEQGVDWIALSFVQRPEDLMEARRLIGGKAALLAKIEKPSAITRLEEIVEQCDGVMVARGDLGVELPPQSVPPLQKRIVETARRMGRPVIVATQMLESMIDSPSPTRAEVSDVATAVYDGADAIMLSAESAAGKWPIESVAMMNSIADAVERDPAHGDRVHFTVTRPDPTTADALAEAAKNIARTVSASAIVCFTSSGSTARRIARERPTVPIMVLTPKIETARRSGLLWGSHAVHTRDVESFEEMVAKAKRMALRQELAGAGDRIVVCAGVPFGTPGSTNVLHVVTILGDELKNYQGPEGG encoded by the coding sequence ATGACAAAGGCCATAAGCCCCCGCAGCCGTAAAGTCCGCGTCCTCGCGACGCTGGGACCGGCGAGCAACACCGTCGAGATGATCGAGCGCCTGTACGAGGCGGGGGCCGATGCCTTCCGCGTCAACATGAGCCATGGCGATCAGGCATCGAAGGTGCCAGTGATCGCGGCGATCCGCAGTCTCGAAAAGAAGTTCGGGCGCCCGACGACGATCCTCGCCGATCTTCAGGGCCCCAAGCTGCGCGTCGGCAAGTTCGCCGAGGGAAAGGTGGTGCTTGAGACGGGCCAGGAATTCACGCTCGATCGCGATCCGACGCCGGGCGATACGACTCGCGTCGAGCTGCCGCACCGCGAGATCTTCGAAGCGGCGCATCCCGATGCGCGGCTGCTGCTCGACGACGGCAAGATGGTGCTGCGCGTTACCGCGGTCGAGAAGGACAAATTGATCACCCGCGTCGAGGTTGGCGGGACCCTGTCCAACTCCAAGGGGCTCAACGTCCCCGACATGGTGCTGCCGATGGCGGCGCTGACCGAGAAGGACCGCAGCGACCTCGCTTTCGCGGTCGAGCAGGGCGTCGACTGGATCGCGCTGAGCTTCGTCCAGCGGCCCGAGGATCTGATGGAGGCGCGCCGGCTGATCGGCGGCAAGGCGGCCCTCCTCGCCAAGATCGAGAAGCCGAGCGCGATCACCCGGCTCGAGGAGATCGTCGAGCAATGCGACGGCGTGATGGTCGCGCGCGGCGATCTCGGCGTCGAATTGCCGCCGCAAAGCGTGCCGCCGCTGCAGAAGCGAATCGTCGAGACCGCGCGGCGGATGGGCCGTCCGGTGATCGTCGCGACGCAGATGCTCGAATCGATGATCGATTCGCCCTCGCCGACCCGCGCCGAAGTCTCCGACGTCGCGACTGCGGTCTATGACGGCGCCGACGCGATCATGCTTTCCGCGGAGAGCGCGGCGGGCAAATGGCCGATCGAATCGGTGGCGATGATGAATTCCATCGCCGACGCCGTCGAACGCGACCCCGCGCATGGCGACCGCGTCCACTTCACCGTCACGCGGCCCGATCCGACCACTGCCGACGCGCTCGCCGAAGCAGCGAAGAACATCGCGCGCACGGTTTCGGCATCGGCGATCGTGTGCTTCACCAGCTCGGGGTCGACTGCGCGGCGAATCGCCCGCGAACGGCCGACCGTGCCGATCATGGTGCTGACTCCGAAGATCGAGACCGCGCGGCGCTCGGGCCTGCTCTGGGGCAGCCACGCCGTCCACACCCGCGACGTCGAATCGTTCGAGGAGATGGTCGCCAAGGCCAAGCGCATGGCGCTGCGCCAGGAGCTGGCTGGCGCGGGCGACCGCATCGTGGTGTGCGCCGGCGTCCCGTTCGGAACGCCGGGGTCGACCAACGTGCTGCATGTCGTGACGATTTTGGGCGACGAGCTGAAGAATTATCAGGGACCCGAGGGCGGCTAG
- the ykgO gene encoding type B 50S ribosomal protein L36: protein MKIVNSLKSLKGRHRDNRVIRRRGRTYVINKTNRRFKARQG, encoded by the coding sequence ATGAAGATCGTGAATTCATTGAAGTCGCTCAAGGGTCGTCACCGCGACAACCGCGTGATTCGTCGTCGCGGCCGGACCTATGTGATCAACAAGACCAACCGCCGGTTCAAGGCCCGCCAGGGCTAA
- a CDS encoding 5-(carboxyamino)imidazole ribonucleotide synthase, giving the protein MSALPPGSVIGILGGGQLGRMLAVAAAQLGYRTHVLAPDAESVAAQTASSYTRADYHSRIVLDEVADQTDVVTYEFENIAIGPVEYLSGKVPVRPGPQSLSIAQDRAREKAFVAALGGRTAPWASVSTLEEFKAAIREIGAPAILKTLRLGYDGKGQVRIRDAAEVEAAWADIGERPAILEGFVTFSHEFSIITVRGLDGALTSYPPPWNEHKDGILARSTLPAPAEIARHWAEAATLAGRVAEALGHVGVLTLEFFATEDGPVFNEMAPRVHNSGHWTIEGAETSQFENHIRAICGLPLGSTALTGSHVEMINLIGSDADQWPELLAEPATHLHLYGKGNARPGRKMGHLTRVRR; this is encoded by the coding sequence ATGAGCGCGCTGCCTCCCGGATCGGTGATCGGCATCCTCGGCGGCGGCCAGCTCGGGCGGATGCTCGCGGTGGCCGCGGCCCAGCTCGGCTATCGCACCCACGTCCTCGCGCCCGACGCCGAGAGCGTCGCGGCGCAGACGGCCTCCAGCTACACCCGCGCCGATTATCACAGCCGCATCGTCCTCGACGAAGTCGCCGACCAGACCGACGTGGTGACCTACGAGTTCGAGAATATCGCGATCGGTCCGGTCGAGTATCTGTCGGGCAAGGTGCCGGTGCGGCCCGGCCCGCAGAGCCTGTCGATCGCGCAGGATCGCGCGCGCGAGAAGGCTTTCGTCGCGGCGCTGGGCGGGCGGACCGCCCCTTGGGCATCGGTGTCGACGCTGGAAGAATTCAAGGCTGCGATTCGCGAGATCGGCGCTCCGGCGATCCTGAAGACGCTTCGGCTGGGCTATGACGGCAAGGGCCAGGTGCGTATCCGCGACGCCGCCGAAGTCGAGGCCGCCTGGGCCGATATCGGCGAGCGGCCGGCGATCCTCGAAGGCTTTGTGACCTTCAGCCACGAATTCTCGATCATCACGGTGCGCGGGCTCGACGGCGCGCTGACCAGCTATCCGCCGCCCTGGAACGAGCACAAGGACGGCATCCTCGCGCGCTCGACGCTCCCCGCCCCGGCCGAGATCGCGCGGCACTGGGCCGAGGCGGCGACGCTGGCGGGGCGCGTCGCCGAGGCGCTCGGCCATGTCGGCGTGTTGACGCTCGAATTCTTCGCGACCGAGGATGGGCCAGTATTCAACGAAATGGCGCCTCGGGTGCACAATAGCGGGCATTGGACGATCGAAGGCGCCGAAACCTCGCAATTCGAGAACCATATCCGGGCGATCTGCGGACTGCCGCTGGGCAGCACTGCGCTGACCGGCAGCCATGTCGAGATGATCAACCTGATCGGCAGCGACGCCGACCAATGGCCTGAACTGCTCGCCGAGCCGGCGACGCACCTGCACCTCTACGGCAAGGGCAATGCCCGACCGGGACGCAAGATGGGGCATTTGACCAGGGTTCGGCGCTGA
- a CDS encoding cation:proton antiporter — translation MTFFESLVALLLLAVILLQVSRRTWIPYPTMLATAGVIVALVPGSPEIAIDGHTMLALFIAPVLLDAAFDFPLAAVRKLWRPLVALAVVAVLLTTAVVAWVGWAFAGLPLAAAITLGAIVAPPDAAAATTVLRSASLPRRTTQVLTGESLLNDATALLLFSAAVAIQSHGAIDGVVGLKLGLAVPGGIALGLAMAWGFRFIVPHTRGSFGGNLLEFVNTFLAWLIAERLGLSAVLCVVTMAMFIANDPRMKIEARDRVQSFAVWGVVVFVLNVVAFLMMGMQAHSIIGAMTPDRLREAARVAGMVVAAVIVTRLVWVLTYNRLAVRFAWLRGDAGPASFAQAVVIGWCGMRGLVTLATAFALPSDFPQRDLIVLSAFAVVLATLVVQGLTLSPLIRLLGLNEDDDHRERVVAQRALADAALDTVGRTDGRVAGEVRRQFEIDRAALEGGEACADFLARQRLKLKAITAQRERLHALRDEDAIGAEEFERLQEALDWHELAIGPAEQRTIEEG, via the coding sequence ATGACCTTTTTCGAAAGCCTCGTCGCACTCTTGCTCCTCGCAGTCATATTGCTGCAGGTGTCGCGGCGGACGTGGATCCCCTATCCGACGATGCTCGCCACCGCGGGCGTGATCGTCGCCCTCGTGCCGGGCAGCCCGGAGATCGCGATCGACGGGCACACGATGCTGGCGTTGTTCATCGCGCCGGTGCTGCTCGACGCCGCATTCGATTTCCCGCTCGCGGCAGTACGCAAATTGTGGCGACCCCTGGTCGCGCTGGCAGTGGTCGCGGTGCTGTTGACCACCGCGGTGGTGGCGTGGGTCGGCTGGGCGTTCGCCGGACTTCCGCTCGCCGCGGCGATCACGCTCGGGGCGATCGTAGCGCCGCCCGATGCCGCCGCGGCGACCACGGTGCTGCGCTCGGCGTCGCTCCCGCGGCGCACAACGCAAGTGCTCACCGGCGAGAGCCTGCTCAACGACGCGACGGCATTGTTGCTGTTCAGCGCCGCCGTCGCGATCCAGAGCCATGGCGCGATCGACGGCGTGGTCGGATTAAAGCTCGGTCTGGCGGTTCCCGGCGGGATCGCGCTCGGGCTGGCGATGGCATGGGGATTCCGCTTCATCGTTCCGCATACGCGCGGCTCGTTCGGCGGCAATCTGCTCGAATTCGTCAACACCTTCCTCGCCTGGCTGATCGCCGAGCGGCTCGGGCTGTCGGCAGTGCTCTGCGTCGTCACGATGGCAATGTTCATCGCCAACGATCCCCGCATGAAGATCGAGGCACGCGATCGCGTCCAGTCCTTCGCGGTGTGGGGCGTCGTCGTGTTCGTGCTCAACGTCGTCGCGTTCCTGATGATGGGGATGCAGGCGCATTCGATCATCGGCGCGATGACTCCGGATCGGCTGCGCGAGGCGGCGAGAGTCGCGGGGATGGTCGTCGCCGCGGTCATCGTCACCCGGCTCGTCTGGGTGTTGACCTATAACCGGCTGGCGGTGCGGTTCGCCTGGCTGCGCGGCGACGCCGGGCCGGCGAGCTTCGCGCAGGCTGTGGTGATCGGCTGGTGCGGGATGCGCGGGCTGGTCACCCTCGCCACTGCCTTCGCATTGCCTTCCGATTTCCCGCAGCGCGACCTCATCGTTCTTTCCGCCTTCGCCGTGGTGCTCGCGACGCTGGTGGTGCAGGGCCTCACCCTTTCGCCGCTGATCCGGTTGCTCGGGCTGAACGAGGATGACGACCACCGGGAGCGCGTGGTGGCGCAACGCGCGCTCGCCGACGCGGCGCTCGATACCGTGGGCCGCACGGACGGTCGCGTCGCCGGGGAGGTTCGGCGCCAGTTCGAGATCGATCGCGCCGCGCTCGAAGGGGGCGAAGCCTGCGCCGACTTCCTCGCGCGCCAGCGGCTCAAGCTGAAGGCGATCACAGCGCAGCGCGAACGGCTGCACGCGCTGCGCGACGAGGATGCGATCGGCGCCGAGGAATTCGAGCGGCTGCAGGAAGCGCTCGACTGGCACGAACTGGCGATCGGCCCCGCCGAGCAGCGGACGATCGAGGAGGGCTAG
- a CDS encoding DUF2312 domain-containing protein — translation MSDSISAEQLRLFIERIERLEEEKKGIADDIKDVYAESKSTGFDTKTMRHIVRLRKMEKHHRDEADALLETYRNALGLH, via the coding sequence ATGTCCGATTCGATTTCCGCCGAGCAATTGCGCCTCTTCATCGAGCGGATCGAGCGCCTCGAGGAAGAGAAGAAGGGCATCGCCGACGACATCAAGGACGTCTATGCCGAGTCCAAGTCGACTGGCTTCGACACCAAGACGATGCGCCACATCGTCCGCCTGCGGAAGATGGAGAAGCATCACCGCGACGAGGCCGACGCGCTGCTCGAAACCTATCGCAACGCGCTCGGGCTGCACTGA
- the purE gene encoding 5-(carboxyamino)imidazole ribonucleotide mutase, whose translation MADAPLVGIIMGSTSDWETMRHAARVLDELGVPHETRVVSAHRTPQRLYDYATSAADRGLKVVIAGAGGAAHLPGMAASMTHLPVLGVPVESKALKGVDSLYSIVQMPGGVPVGTLAIGKPGAINAGLLAAAILATSDDALAERLKAWRAAQTENVATDPE comes from the coding sequence ATGGCGGACGCGCCTCTGGTCGGCATCATCATGGGCAGCACTTCCGATTGGGAGACGATGCGGCATGCCGCGCGGGTGCTCGACGAACTCGGAGTGCCGCACGAGACCAGGGTGGTCTCGGCGCACCGCACCCCGCAGCGGCTCTACGACTATGCCACAAGCGCCGCGGACCGCGGGCTCAAGGTAGTGATCGCCGGCGCCGGCGGCGCGGCGCATCTGCCGGGCATGGCGGCGTCGATGACGCATCTCCCGGTGCTCGGCGTGCCGGTGGAGTCGAAGGCGCTGAAGGGCGTCGACAGCCTCTATTCGATCGTCCAGATGCCCGGCGGCGTCCCGGTGGGCACATTAGCGATCGGCAAGCCCGGCGCGATCAATGCGGGCCTGCTCGCCGCCGCGATCCTCGCGACTTCGGACGACGCACTCGCCGAGCGCCTCAAGGCGTGGCGCGCTGCGCAGACCGAAAACGTGGCGACCGACCCCGAATGA
- the gpmA gene encoding 2,3-diphosphoglycerate-dependent phosphoglycerate mutase codes for MPKLVLIRHGQSAWNLENRFTGWWDVDLTELGVKEAWAAGELMKQKGLDFDLTFTSFQSRAIKTLNLSLEAMGRLWLPTEKSWKLNERHYGGLTGLNKAETAALHGDDQVKIWRRSFDIPPPLPEAGSPWDLAKDLRYHGVPIPQTESLKDTIARVLPYWEERIAPEIRAGKRVLISAHGNSLRALVKHLSGIPDEEIVNLEIPTGQPIVYELDEKLVATDRYYLSER; via the coding sequence ATGCCCAAGCTCGTCCTGATCCGCCACGGCCAGTCGGCGTGGAACCTCGAAAATCGCTTCACCGGCTGGTGGGATGTCGACCTTACCGAATTGGGGGTCAAGGAGGCCTGGGCCGCGGGCGAGCTGATGAAGCAAAAGGGGCTCGACTTCGACCTGACCTTCACCAGCTTCCAGAGCCGCGCGATCAAGACGCTCAATCTTTCGCTTGAGGCAATGGGCCGGCTGTGGCTGCCCACCGAAAAGAGCTGGAAATTGAACGAACGCCATTATGGCGGGCTCACCGGGCTCAACAAGGCCGAGACCGCGGCGCTGCACGGCGACGACCAGGTCAAGATCTGGCGGCGCAGCTTCGACATCCCGCCGCCGCTGCCCGAAGCGGGATCGCCCTGGGATCTGGCGAAGGACCTGCGCTATCACGGCGTGCCGATCCCGCAGACCGAGAGCCTGAAGGACACGATCGCGCGGGTGCTGCCTTATTGGGAAGAGCGGATCGCGCCCGAGATTCGCGCGGGCAAGCGCGTATTGATCTCGGCGCACGGCAATTCGCTGCGGGCGCTGGTCAAGCACCTGTCGGGGATCCCCGACGAGGAGATCGTCAACCTCGAAATCCCGACCGGCCAGCCGATCGTCTATGAGCTGGACGAGAAATTGGTGGCGACCGATCGCTATTATCTGAGCGAGCGCTAG
- a CDS encoding YebC/PmpR family DNA-binding transcriptional regulator codes for MAGHSKFKNIMHRKGAQDKKRSGMFSKLSREITVAAKMGLPDPDMNPRLRAAVNAAKAQSMPKDNIQRSIDKASKGDAESYEEIRYEAFGPGGVSLIVETLTDNRNRTVTNVRTAIAKNGGNLGAPGSVSHAFDRMGLINYPAKAGDADKVFEAALEAGAEDVTSSEEGHEIWTAQGDLHEVAKALEPVLGEAEGAKLAWRPQTMVAVDEGDAATLFKLIDALDDDDDVQTVWGNYEVSDEIMEKLG; via the coding sequence ATGGCAGGCCATTCCAAATTCAAGAACATCATGCACCGCAAGGGCGCGCAGGATAAGAAGCGTTCGGGCATGTTCTCCAAATTGAGCCGCGAAATCACCGTCGCGGCCAAGATGGGCTTGCCCGATCCCGACATGAACCCGCGGCTGCGCGCGGCGGTCAACGCCGCCAAGGCGCAGTCGATGCCCAAGGACAATATTCAGCGCTCGATCGACAAAGCGAGCAAGGGCGATGCCGAGAGCTACGAGGAAATCCGCTACGAGGCGTTCGGCCCGGGCGGCGTCAGCCTGATCGTCGAGACGCTGACCGACAACCGCAACCGCACCGTCACCAATGTGCGCACTGCGATCGCCAAGAACGGCGGCAATCTCGGTGCGCCGGGATCGGTCAGCCATGCCTTTGATCGCATGGGGCTGATCAACTATCCGGCAAAGGCTGGCGATGCCGACAAGGTGTTCGAGGCCGCACTTGAGGCCGGCGCCGAGGATGTGACGAGCTCCGAGGAAGGTCACGAGATCTGGACCGCGCAGGGCGACCTGCACGAAGTTGCCAAGGCGCTCGAGCCGGTGCTCGGCGAGGCCGAAGGCGCCAAGCTCGCCTGGCGTCCGCAGACCATGGTCGCAGTCGACGAAGGCGATGCCGCGACCCTGTTCAAGCTGATCGACGCGCTCGACGACGACGACGACGTCCAGACGGTATGGGGCAATTACGAAGTCTCCGACGAAATTATGGAGAAATTGGGTTGA
- a CDS encoding HAD family hydrolase has translation MGTPKAVIFDVGRVLFEWDPRYLYERLIEDDRALEAFLANVVTKEWHFQHDAGRPFAETSAELSAAYSEHAELIHAWGPRFNETIPHEVPGMPDIVRALDAAGVPLFAITNFSGEFWRAWVPQYAELFDRFRDIVVSGDEKLVKPDPAIYALALKRFGLKGPDAVFVDDSPANVEGANAAGIHGVLFTSAEDFRTELVRLGLLSS, from the coding sequence GTGGGGACGCCGAAGGCCGTCATCTTCGATGTCGGCAGGGTCCTCTTCGAATGGGATCCGCGTTACCTCTACGAGCGCCTGATCGAGGACGATCGGGCGCTCGAAGCGTTTCTGGCGAACGTCGTCACCAAGGAATGGCATTTCCAGCATGATGCCGGGCGTCCGTTCGCCGAGACCTCGGCCGAGCTGAGCGCGGCATATTCCGAGCATGCCGAACTGATCCACGCCTGGGGTCCGCGTTTCAACGAGACGATTCCGCACGAAGTGCCGGGCATGCCCGATATCGTCCGCGCGCTCGATGCCGCGGGCGTGCCGCTTTTTGCGATCACCAATTTCTCGGGCGAATTCTGGCGCGCCTGGGTGCCGCAATATGCGGAGCTGTTCGATCGCTTCCGCGACATCGTCGTCTCTGGCGACGAGAAGCTGGTGAAGCCCGATCCGGCGATCTACGCGCTGGCGCTGAAACGATTCGGGCTGAAAGGCCCCGACGCCGTGTTCGTCGACGACAGCCCCGCCAATGTGGAAGGCGCCAATGCCGCCGGTATCCACGGCGTGCTGTTCACGTCCGCCGAGGATTTCCGCACCGAGCTGGTCCGGCTGGGGTTGTTGAGCAGCTAG
- a CDS encoding GNAT family N-acetyltransferase, which yields MEIRDGGLDDPQVVALLNVHFQGMLANSPKDSCHFLDLSGLRAPGVTFWSAWDGEDLLGCGALKQLDPQHGEIKSMRTAAEHLRRGTGAALVSHILGVARARGYKRLSLETGSGEAFDAAHALYRQFGFTECAPFADYKEDPFSRFLSRVL from the coding sequence ATGGAAATCCGCGACGGGGGACTCGACGACCCACAGGTCGTCGCGCTGCTGAACGTGCATTTTCAGGGGATGCTCGCCAATTCGCCCAAGGACAGCTGCCATTTTCTCGACCTGTCAGGGCTGCGCGCGCCGGGCGTGACCTTCTGGTCGGCGTGGGACGGCGAAGACCTGCTCGGCTGCGGCGCGCTCAAGCAGCTCGACCCGCAGCATGGCGAAATCAAGTCCATGCGCACTGCCGCCGAACATCTGCGGCGCGGCACCGGTGCGGCTCTGGTGTCGCACATCCTCGGGGTTGCACGCGCGCGGGGCTACAAACGGCTGAGCCTCGAGACCGGATCGGGCGAGGCTTTCGACGCGGCGCATGCCCTGTACCGCCAGTTCGGCTTCACCGAATGCGCGCCGTTCGCGGACTATAAGGAAGATCCGTTCAGCCGCTTCCTGTCGCGGGTGCTCTAG
- a CDS encoding DUF1244 domain-containing protein, which yields MPTLETLDDAVAASAFRRLVHHLRHRSDAENIDLMGLAGFCRNCLADWVQEADGTLTRDEARALIHGMPFAEWKAKFQGQASPEQLARMEESLAKNHREALLDEALDESFPASDPPSMSEPGR from the coding sequence GTGCCGACACTCGAGACTTTAGACGACGCAGTGGCGGCCAGCGCATTCCGGCGGCTCGTCCACCATCTGCGCCATCGTAGCGATGCCGAGAATATCGATCTGATGGGGCTTGCCGGCTTCTGCCGCAATTGCCTCGCGGATTGGGTGCAGGAGGCCGATGGCACCTTGACCAGGGACGAAGCGCGCGCGTTGATCCACGGCATGCCCTTCGCCGAATGGAAGGCGAAGTTCCAGGGGCAGGCCAGCCCCGAGCAGCTTGCGCGGATGGAGGAGAGCCTCGCCAAAAATCATCGCGAGGCGTTGCTCGACGAGGCGCTCGATGAGAGCTTTCCCGCCAGCGATCCGCCGTCGATGAGCGAGCCCGGCCGGTAG